The Montipora capricornis isolate CH-2021 chromosome 6, ASM3666992v2, whole genome shotgun sequence genome has a window encoding:
- the LOC138054520 gene encoding transmembrane protein 242-like, with amino-acid sequence MADDRANCQEKYQGNTSALNHSSPGSVLSKAFFISGVTLASIVGGFGFAIGQARRRGPEPFDVRTQEGVKLAIKALGYGTVLAISGVGLLILGVKTALGVKDAKEFGEKMKSILPAKDGKLVSHFDSWRIPRNKEGRNNEKWLPSSSDR; translated from the exons ATGGCGGACGACAGGGCGAACTGTCAAGAGAAATATCAAGGGAACACATCGGCCTTAAATCACAGTAGTCCTGGTTCGGTTTTGTCAAAAGCGTTTTTCATATCTGGAGTAACCTTGGCATCCATTGTCGGTGGCTTTGGCTTTGCCATTGGCCAAGCTCGTCGGAGAGGTCCAGAGCCTTTTGATGTTCGGACACAAGAAGGTGTCAAGTTGGCCATCAAGGCGTTAGGTTACGGTACTGTTTTAGCCATTAGCGGAGTCGGATTGCTAATACTAGGAGTGAAAACGGCTTTGGGCGTAAAAGAT GCTAAAGAGTTtggggaaaaaatgaaaagcatTCTTCCTGCAAAGGATGGTAAACTTGTGTCACACTTTGATTCCTGGAGAATTCCAAGAAATAAAGAAGGACGAAACAATGAAAAGTGGTTGCCCTCAAGTTCAGACAGGTAG